Proteins from a single region of Pacificitalea manganoxidans:
- a CDS encoding 4-oxalomesaconate tautomerase — MTQTSIPYLFLRGGSSRGPYMRRSDLPEDLDTLSEVLMATVGAGHPLNIDGIGGGNAVTTKVAMLSVSERDDCDVDYFFAQVAVDKREVDYRPTCGNILSGVGPAALEMGLIPAQDGETTVRIHAVNTGARIEAVVQTPGGVVEYEGQTEVPGVPGTAAPIALNFLDTVGAVNGQLLPTGQVRDEIDGIEVTVMDVAMPVMMARADAFGLTGYETAEELNDNAAFFERAEAIRLEAGRRMGLGDVSQSVTPKIALLAPPRNGGTITARYFMPWKCHPSMAVTGGQCIASCLLQPGTVADGLAEGLTGTSPEEVRIEHPSGDLDVTVSLKRDGDQVEFIAAGLMRTARLLARGELLVPASVWKGFQ, encoded by the coding sequence ATGACACAGACTTCCATCCCCTACCTGTTCCTGCGCGGCGGCTCGTCGCGCGGGCCCTACATGCGGCGCAGTGATTTGCCCGAGGATCTCGACACCTTGTCCGAAGTGCTGATGGCCACGGTGGGGGCCGGTCATCCGCTTAACATCGATGGCATCGGCGGCGGCAACGCCGTCACCACCAAGGTCGCGATGCTTAGCGTGTCGGAACGCGACGATTGCGACGTGGATTACTTCTTTGCGCAGGTCGCCGTGGACAAGCGCGAGGTCGATTACCGCCCCACCTGCGGCAACATCCTGTCCGGTGTCGGCCCCGCCGCGCTGGAAATGGGTCTGATCCCTGCGCAGGACGGCGAAACCACTGTGCGCATCCACGCCGTCAATACCGGCGCGCGGATCGAAGCGGTGGTGCAGACCCCCGGTGGCGTCGTGGAATACGAAGGTCAGACCGAGGTGCCCGGCGTGCCCGGCACCGCCGCACCCATCGCCCTGAATTTCCTCGACACCGTTGGCGCGGTGAATGGGCAGTTGCTGCCCACCGGACAGGTGCGCGACGAAATCGACGGTATCGAAGTCACGGTCATGGATGTCGCCATGCCGGTGATGATGGCCCGGGCCGATGCGTTCGGCCTGACCGGCTATGAAACCGCAGAGGAGCTGAACGACAACGCCGCGTTCTTTGAGCGGGCCGAGGCGATCCGGCTGGAGGCCGGGCGGCGTATGGGTCTGGGTGATGTCAGTCAGTCGGTCACGCCCAAGATCGCGTTGCTGGCCCCGCCCCGCAACGGGGGCACCATCACCGCGCGCTATTTCATGCCGTGGAAATGCCACCCCAGCATGGCCGTCACCGGCGGTCAGTGCATCGCGTCGTGCCTGCTTCAGCCCGGCACCGTCGCCGATGGTCTGGCCGAAGGTCTGACCGGCACCTCCCCCGAAGAAGTGCGGATCGAGCATCCTTCCGGCGATCTCGACGTGACCGTTTCGCTCAAGCGTGACGGCGATCAGGTCGAATTCATCGCCGCCGGACTGATGCGCACCGCGCGGCTTCTCGCCCGTGGCGAATTGCTGGTGCCTGCCTCTGTCTGGAAGGGCTTCCAGTAG
- a CDS encoding tripartite tricarboxylate transporter permease, giving the protein MDIIATALPALSEAFGLLLQPTQIMYLTAGVLLGLSIGVLPGLGGIAGLALVLPFMYGMDQVAGLSLMVGLVAVIPTSDTFSSVLLGIPGSSASQATVLDGFPLAKQGHAARALAAAFASSLFGGLVGAVVLTGFIFIARPLILAFGLPEMLMITILGLSMVAILAGRVPLKGVVAAGLGLMAGTIGAAGAGGSLRMSTYSIPYLVDGLQLVIVGLGIYAIPEIVSLLRQDKPIAESAELGDGWLDGVRDWWQNIVLSTRSAILGVLIGVIPGLGGSVVDWIAYGSAVQTAKDKSKFGSGDIRGVIAPESSNNAKEGGGLVPTLIFGIPGSGSMAVFLGGLALLNMTPGPQMVRNNLDVTYTIVWSLALANVIGAGLCIVLSKYIARLTTIRFTLLGPYLFMIIAFAAFQSRQSIGDLIALVGIGVLGILLRRFDFSRPAFLIGFVLSGQAENFANSAYQIAGSRFRRSFEVGMDYILSPITIGLLVITLVSIVVGIRASKSIRENINAPTGSKFAPLAFMLAVTAYIAVATVDAAMISRMGDKIFPLTIGIATLIGCVALLIRMFLKPATDDAFIDLEAGGEDAEAPHGLWSTLSWFVALLALTGLFGFVIAAVLFLLVFFRLRGGLSWMASALYAAGGIAFILFLASVLGRDFPPGLLQSYVQLPWPLT; this is encoded by the coding sequence TTGGATATTATAGCCACTGCTCTGCCCGCGCTCAGCGAAGCGTTCGGGCTTCTGCTACAGCCGACACAAATTATGTATCTCACCGCTGGCGTTCTGCTGGGCCTGTCGATCGGCGTTCTGCCCGGTCTCGGCGGCATCGCCGGTCTCGCGCTGGTTCTGCCGTTTATGTATGGCATGGATCAGGTCGCGGGCCTGTCGCTGATGGTGGGGCTTGTCGCAGTCATTCCGACCTCGGACACATTTTCGTCCGTCTTGCTGGGCATTCCCGGCTCCTCCGCCAGTCAGGCGACGGTGCTGGATGGTTTCCCGTTGGCCAAACAGGGCCATGCGGCACGGGCACTTGCCGCGGCGTTTGCCTCCTCGCTCTTTGGCGGGCTGGTGGGCGCGGTGGTGCTGACCGGCTTCATTTTCATTGCGCGTCCGCTGATCCTTGCCTTCGGCCTGCCCGAAATGCTGATGATCACGATCCTCGGCCTGTCGATGGTTGCGATCCTCGCCGGCCGGGTGCCCCTGAAAGGCGTCGTTGCCGCAGGCTTGGGCCTGATGGCGGGCACGATTGGCGCGGCGGGCGCCGGTGGCTCGCTGCGCATGTCGACCTATTCGATCCCCTATCTCGTCGACGGGCTGCAACTGGTCATCGTCGGCCTCGGCATCTACGCCATTCCCGAAATCGTGTCGCTGCTGCGTCAGGACAAACCCATCGCGGAATCCGCCGAACTGGGCGATGGCTGGCTCGACGGTGTGCGCGACTGGTGGCAAAACATCGTGCTCTCGACCCGCAGCGCCATTCTCGGCGTGCTGATCGGTGTCATTCCGGGGCTCGGCGGGTCTGTCGTGGACTGGATCGCCTATGGCTCCGCCGTGCAGACCGCCAAGGACAAGTCGAAATTCGGCTCCGGCGACATCCGGGGCGTGATCGCACCCGAAAGCTCCAACAACGCCAAGGAAGGCGGCGGCCTTGTCCCGACCCTGATCTTCGGCATTCCCGGCTCCGGCTCGATGGCAGTGTTCTTGGGCGGTCTGGCGCTTCTGAACATGACCCCCGGCCCCCAGATGGTGCGCAATAACCTCGATGTGACCTATACCATCGTCTGGTCGCTTGCTCTGGCCAACGTGATCGGCGCGGGCCTGTGCATCGTGCTGTCGAAGTATATCGCGCGGCTGACAACCATCCGCTTTACCCTGCTTGGGCCCTACTTGTTCATGATCATCGCCTTTGCCGCGTTCCAATCGCGGCAGTCGATCGGCGATCTGATCGCGCTTGTCGGGATTGGCGTGCTGGGCATCTTGCTGCGGCGGTTCGATTTTTCGCGTCCAGCCTTCCTCATCGGCTTCGTGCTGTCGGGTCAGGCCGAGAACTTCGCCAACAGCGCCTACCAGATCGCCGGGTCGCGGTTCCGTCGCAGCTTCGAGGTCGGCATGGATTACATCCTGTCGCCGATCACCATCGGGCTGCTGGTCATCACGCTGGTCTCCATCGTCGTCGGCATTCGCGCGTCCAAGAGCATTCGCGAGAATATTAACGCTCCCACGGGCAGCAAATTCGCGCCGCTGGCCTTTATGCTGGCCGTCACCGCCTATATCGCGGTGGCCACTGTGGACGCGGCGATGATTTCGCGCATGGGGGACAAAATCTTCCCGCTGACGATTGGCATTGCCACGCTGATCGGCTGTGTCGCGCTGCTGATCCGGATGTTCCTGAAACCTGCCACCGATGATGCCTTCATCGATCTGGAAGCAGGCGGCGAAGATGCCGAAGCCCCGCACGGTCTATGGAGCACCCTGTCGTGGTTCGTGGCGTTGCTGGCGCTCACCGGGCTTTTCGGCTTCGTCATCGCGGCGGTGCTGTTCCTGCTGGTGTTCTTCCGCCTGCGCGGCGGGCTGAGCTGGATGGCCAGTGCGCTTTACGCGGCGGGTGGCATCGCCTTCATCCTGTTCCTTGCATCGGTGCTGGGCCGCGACTTCCCGCCGGGACTGCTGCAATCCTATGTCCAGCTGCCTTGGCCGCTGACCTGA
- a CDS encoding type 2 periplasmic-binding domain-containing protein, translated as MINRHTTVRGLAAAFAATTALAAVPAVAADLSGKTIEYVIPFSESGGSAAWANFYAPLLSDALEGNPTVVVRYRPGAGSTEGANWFQSNQNKDDGTLIFGTSGSTQFPYLLGDPRVRYEYKDWQVVLASGTGGVVYLPPELGEKFDGDFDDLKEEFFLYGSQGATTLDLVPLLAFKMLGLQVDPVFGVEGRGDGRLMFERGEANIDYQTTSAYLSNVQPLVDDGIAVPAFTWGALDDDGNIVRDPTFPDLPSFKEVCEATEGCETEGVAWDAWKAFFVSGFAAQKLVYLPGSASQDLVDTYTAAFDAVKAREDFKEISGETLGVYPQATGAAAQKANEAATTITPEAKQYVLDWLEEAYNVTLD; from the coding sequence ATGATCAATCGCCACACTACCGTGCGCGGCCTTGCTGCCGCTTTTGCCGCCACGACCGCGCTTGCCGCCGTGCCGGCTGTCGCCGCGGACCTGTCGGGGAAGACCATCGAATACGTTATTCCGTTCTCGGAATCCGGTGGCTCCGCCGCATGGGCGAACTTCTACGCACCGCTGCTCAGCGACGCGCTCGAAGGCAACCCGACCGTCGTGGTTCGCTACCGTCCCGGTGCGGGGTCGACCGAAGGGGCGAACTGGTTCCAAAGCAACCAGAACAAGGATGACGGCACGCTGATCTTCGGCACGTCCGGGTCCACCCAGTTCCCGTATCTGCTGGGCGATCCCCGCGTGCGTTACGAATATAAGGACTGGCAGGTCGTTCTCGCCTCCGGCACCGGCGGCGTCGTCTATCTGCCGCCCGAACTGGGCGAAAAATTCGACGGCGACTTCGACGACCTAAAGGAAGAGTTCTTCCTCTACGGGTCGCAGGGCGCCACGACGCTCGATCTGGTGCCGCTGCTGGCGTTCAAAATGCTCGGCCTACAGGTCGATCCGGTCTTCGGCGTCGAAGGCCGTGGCGATGGTCGCCTGATGTTCGAGCGCGGCGAAGCCAATATCGACTATCAGACCACCTCGGCTTACCTGTCGAACGTGCAGCCCCTGGTCGATGACGGCATCGCGGTCCCCGCATTCACCTGGGGTGCGCTGGACGACGACGGCAATATCGTGCGCGACCCGACCTTCCCTGATCTGCCCAGCTTCAAGGAGGTCTGCGAGGCCACCGAAGGTTGCGAGACCGAGGGCGTGGCATGGGATGCATGGAAGGCATTCTTCGTCTCCGGCTTCGCTGCACAGAAACTGGTCTACCTGCCCGGCTCCGCAAGCCAGGATCTGGTCGATACCTACACCGCCGCCTTCGATGCCGTGAAAGCCCGCGAGGATTTCAAAGAAATCTCTGGCGAAACTCTCGGTGTCTATCCGCAGGCCACCGGCGCGGCGGCCCAGAAGGCGAACGAAGCGGCCACGACGATCACCCCCGAAGCCAAGCAGTATGTGCTGGATTGGCTGGAAGAGGCGTACAACGTCACCCTCGATTGA
- a CDS encoding GntR family transcriptional regulator: MAPKLDLHPRSDGTSTTGSLQGQGAYARLLDEIRDGALTPGTRLTETEIASRLDISRTPVREAIRQLEADGLVEHRPRTGAVVRRLSYPEIMELYEMRVVLECTAARLAARSASDVEIAELDEINAEMAAATGNSAAAYEFNRQFHRALIDAARNRFLLKSVNAIHKTLLILGPSTLTEAARAEQAIAEHRAVVAALRDRDGPAAEQLMRTHMEHAQRTRLKLLRLRGDTPDDTREDVI, encoded by the coding sequence ATGGCACCGAAACTCGATTTGCACCCCCGATCGGACGGCACCTCCACCACTGGCTCGCTGCAGGGGCAGGGGGCCTATGCCCGTCTGCTCGACGAGATCCGCGATGGCGCGCTGACCCCCGGCACCCGTTTGACCGAAACTGAAATCGCCAGCAGGCTCGATATTTCCCGAACCCCGGTGCGCGAGGCTATTCGCCAGCTGGAAGCCGATGGCCTGGTGGAGCACCGTCCCCGCACCGGCGCCGTTGTCCGGCGGTTGAGCTACCCGGAAATCATGGAATTGTATGAGATGCGGGTCGTGCTGGAATGCACCGCCGCCCGTCTTGCCGCCCGCAGCGCCTCGGATGTCGAGATCGCGGAGCTGGACGAAATCAATGCCGAAATGGCCGCCGCGACCGGCAACAGCGCCGCCGCCTATGAATTCAACCGGCAGTTCCACCGCGCGCTGATCGACGCCGCGCGCAACCGGTTTTTGCTGAAATCCGTCAATGCGATCCACAAGACCCTGCTGATCCTCGGCCCTTCGACCCTGACCGAGGCCGCGCGCGCGGAACAGGCGATTGCCGAGCACCGCGCTGTCGTGGCTGCCCTGCGGGACCGCGACGGCCCGGCGGCGGAGCAGCTGATGCGGACGCATATGGAACACGCTCAACGCACACGGCTGAAACTGCTGCGCCTGCGCGGTGACACGCCGGATGACACACGGGAGGATGTCATATGA
- the tcuA gene encoding FAD-dependent tricarballylate dehydrogenase TcuA, whose translation MTSLTDIVATPWDVVVVGGGNASLCAAIEAAETGARVLLLEGAPKEYRGGNSRHTRNFRCMHHGPLSVLIDTYDEDEFFDDLLRVTKGKTDETLARLAIRTSEECLPWMEAHGVRFQPSLSGTLSLGRTNAFFLGGGKALVNAYYNTAEDLGVTVVYEAQVKHVGLDGRRFTHVEVEIDGEMHRIEGRAVVLAAGGFQGDIDWLARAWGESARNFLIRGTPYNRGVVLNDMLEQGAESVGDPTQCHAVAIDGRAPKYDGGIVTRLDCVPFSVVVNKDGERFYDEGEDVWPKRYAIWGRLVAAQPEQVGYSIIDSRSIDLFMPSVYPPESADTVEELAQKMGLPAEKVAATIRDFNAACQPGDFHPQELDGLRTDGIEPPKTNWARPIETPPFYGYSLRPGVTFTYLGLRVDEKARVTGPDGLYDNVWSAGEMMAGSILGQGYLAGFGMTIGTVFGRIAGQGAAAHVA comes from the coding sequence ATGACCTCACTGACCGACATCGTGGCAACGCCATGGGATGTGGTGGTGGTGGGCGGCGGCAACGCGTCGCTCTGCGCCGCGATCGAAGCGGCGGAAACCGGCGCGCGGGTGCTGCTGCTGGAAGGCGCGCCAAAGGAGTATCGCGGCGGCAATTCACGCCATACCCGCAATTTCCGGTGCATGCATCACGGCCCGCTTTCGGTGCTGATCGACACCTATGACGAAGACGAGTTCTTCGACGATCTGCTGCGGGTGACCAAAGGCAAGACCGACGAGACCTTAGCCCGGCTGGCGATCCGCACATCAGAAGAGTGTCTGCCATGGATGGAGGCGCATGGCGTGCGGTTCCAGCCGTCGCTGTCGGGCACGCTGTCTTTGGGGCGGACCAACGCGTTCTTCCTCGGTGGCGGCAAGGCGTTGGTGAACGCCTACTACAACACCGCCGAGGATCTGGGCGTCACCGTGGTCTATGAGGCGCAGGTCAAACATGTCGGGCTGGATGGCCGCCGCTTTACCCATGTCGAGGTTGAGATCGACGGCGAGATGCACCGCATCGAGGGCCGCGCCGTCGTGCTGGCGGCAGGTGGCTTTCAGGGGGATATCGACTGGCTCGCCCGTGCATGGGGCGAAAGCGCGCGCAACTTCCTGATCCGGGGCACGCCCTATAACCGTGGCGTGGTGCTCAATGACATGCTGGAGCAGGGCGCCGAAAGCGTCGGCGACCCGACCCAGTGTCACGCCGTAGCCATCGACGGGCGCGCGCCCAAATATGATGGCGGCATCGTCACCCGGCTGGATTGCGTGCCGTTTTCAGTCGTGGTCAACAAGGATGGCGAGCGGTTCTACGACGAGGGCGAGGATGTCTGGCCCAAGCGCTATGCGATCTGGGGTCGGCTTGTCGCGGCACAGCCCGAACAGGTCGGCTATTCGATCATCGATTCGCGCTCCATCGACCTGTTCATGCCCTCGGTCTATCCGCCCGAAAGCGCCGACACGGTCGAGGAACTGGCGCAGAAAATGGGCCTGCCCGCCGAGAAGGTCGCCGCGACGATCCGCGACTTCAACGCAGCCTGTCAGCCGGGGGATTTTCATCCGCAGGAACTTGACGGTTTGCGCACCGACGGAATCGAGCCGCCGAAAACCAATTGGGCCCGCCCGATCGAAACCCCGCCCTTCTATGGCTATTCGCTGCGCCCCGGCGTGACCTTTACCTATCTGGGGCTGCGCGTGGATGAAAAGGCGCGGGTGACCGGGCCTGACGGGCTATACGACAATGTCTGGAGCGCGGGCGAGATGATGGCAGGCTCGATCCTCGGGCAGGGCTACCTCGCGGGCTTTGGCATGACCATCGGAACCGTCTTTGGACGCATTGCAGGACAGGGAGCCGCCGCGCATGTCGCTTGA
- the tcuB gene encoding tricarballylate utilization 4Fe-4S protein TcuB: MSLDVTLQTDPEIYGNTATEEARRQVEICNACRYCEGYCAVFPAITQQKVFTDGDLTQLANLCHNCRGCYYACQYTDPHDFAVNLPKALAETRAESWERHAWPGGLARVFNRHGVALAAALIVGVAVMFWAITALPGEGEGFYAYISHGVMVAIFAPAFLLPLAAIVISLRRYWREVGGTRVTLSDLHGAFRSAATMRNLSGGQGQGCNFEEGDRYSNRRRWLHQAVMYGFLLCFASTSSGTLMHYLLGLEAPYAWYSLPKLLGVPGGVLLVIGGAGLAWLKTKADPELGAPALWGGEMAFVLLLVFVGATGLLLYAATGTGAVGWLLAVHLGSVLAFFLLTPYSKMIHGFYRMAALTRDAQLKSGPQA; the protein is encoded by the coding sequence ATGTCGCTTGACGTCACGCTTCAGACCGACCCCGAAATTTACGGGAACACTGCCACCGAAGAAGCCCGCCGTCAGGTGGAGATCTGCAATGCCTGCCGCTATTGCGAGGGCTATTGCGCGGTGTTTCCCGCGATCACCCAGCAGAAGGTCTTTACCGATGGGGATCTGACGCAGTTGGCCAATCTGTGCCACAACTGCCGGGGCTGCTATTACGCCTGCCAATATACCGATCCGCATGATTTCGCGGTGAACCTGCCCAAGGCGCTGGCCGAAACCCGTGCCGAAAGCTGGGAACGCCACGCATGGCCCGGCGGGCTGGCGCGGGTGTTCAACCGGCACGGCGTGGCGCTCGCCGCTGCGCTGATCGTGGGCGTCGCGGTGATGTTCTGGGCGATCACGGCTCTGCCGGGCGAGGGCGAAGGGTTCTACGCCTATATCAGCCATGGCGTCATGGTCGCGATCTTTGCTCCGGCCTTCTTGCTGCCGTTGGCGGCCATCGTCATCAGCCTGCGCCGCTATTGGCGCGAGGTCGGCGGCACCCGTGTAACCCTGTCCGATCTGCACGGCGCGTTCCGGTCCGCCGCGACCATGCGCAACCTGTCCGGAGGGCAGGGGCAGGGCTGCAATTTCGAGGAAGGCGACCGCTATTCCAACCGCCGCCGGTGGCTGCATCAGGCGGTGATGTATGGGTTCCTGCTGTGCTTTGCGTCCACCTCCTCCGGCACGCTGATGCACTACCTGCTGGGGCTGGAAGCGCCCTATGCGTGGTATTCTCTGCCCAAGCTGCTGGGCGTGCCGGGCGGCGTGCTGCTGGTCATTGGCGGCGCGGGGCTTGCGTGGCTAAAGACGAAAGCCGATCCCGAACTGGGCGCGCCTGCGCTGTGGGGCGGCGAGATGGCCTTTGTGTTGCTGCTGGTCTTTGTCGGTGCCACGGGTCTGTTGCTCTACGCGGCGACCGGAACCGGTGCCGTGGGTTGGCTGCTTGCGGTGCATCTGGGCTCCGTGCTCGCGTTCTTTCTGCTCACGCCCTACAGCAAGATGATCCACGGCTTTTATCGGATGGCGGCGCTGACCCGTGACGCGCAGCTGAAATCGGGACCGCAGGCATGA
- a CDS encoding isocitrate/isopropylmalate dehydrogenase family protein gives MSGPQLLILEGDGIGPEIVVATRQVIEAADRAFALNLSLHSAEIGFAALDATGTTIPDAVVEAARAADGVVLGPVSHNAYPPVAEGGLNPSGVLRKKLDLYANIRPAKTPAHVQDRRAVDLVVVRENTEGFYADRSMFDGPGEFRPDPDIALAIRKVSRKASRRIAESAFALADATRDARYVTAVHKANVLRMSDGLFLEEVRKVAARYPHIRYDEVLVDAMAAHLVRDPDRYDVIVTTNMFGDILSDLASELAGGLGLAGSLNAGEDHAMAQAQHGSAPDIAGRGIANPASLIASVAMLFDWLATRRMSAELARAARAIETGLAQALADSASRTPDLGGTGSTQTLAQAVVAHITDTAS, from the coding sequence ATGAGCGGTCCCCAACTTCTGATCCTCGAAGGCGACGGCATCGGGCCGGAAATCGTCGTCGCCACCCGGCAAGTGATCGAGGCCGCCGATCGCGCCTTTGCCCTGAACCTGAGCCTGCACAGCGCCGAGATCGGCTTTGCCGCGCTCGACGCCACGGGCACCACGATCCCCGATGCGGTGGTCGAGGCCGCCCGCGCCGCCGATGGCGTGGTGCTGGGCCCGGTGTCGCATAACGCCTATCCGCCCGTGGCCGAAGGTGGGCTGAACCCGTCGGGCGTGCTGCGCAAGAAGCTGGACCTTTACGCCAATATCCGCCCGGCAAAGACGCCTGCACATGTGCAGGATCGGCGGGCGGTGGATCTGGTCGTGGTGCGCGAAAATACCGAAGGCTTCTATGCCGACCGGTCCATGTTTGACGGTCCGGGGGAATTCCGCCCCGATCCCGACATTGCGCTGGCGATCCGCAAGGTCAGCCGTAAGGCCAGCCGCCGCATTGCCGAATCCGCGTTTGCGCTGGCCGATGCCACGCGGGACGCGCGCTACGTCACGGCGGTGCATAAGGCCAACGTGCTGCGCATGTCCGATGGCCTGTTTCTGGAAGAGGTCCGCAAGGTCGCCGCCCGCTACCCGCATATTCGCTACGACGAGGTGCTGGTGGATGCGATGGCTGCGCATCTGGTGCGCGACCCCGACCGCTACGACGTGATCGTCACCACCAACATGTTTGGCGATATCCTGTCCGATCTGGCGTCTGAACTGGCCGGGGGGCTGGGCTTGGCCGGGTCGCTCAACGCGGGCGAGGATCACGCGATGGCTCAGGCGCAGCATGGCTCCGCCCCAGATATCGCCGGGCGCGGCATCGCCAATCCTGCGTCGCTCATCGCGTCCGTTGCGATGCTGTTTGACTGGCTGGCCACCCGTCGCATGTCAGCCGAACTGGCGCGCGCCGCACGCGCAATCGAGACGGGTTTGGCACAGGCGCTGGCCGACTCCGCCAGTCGCACGCCGGATCTGGGGGGAACCGGCAGCACGCAGACCCTTGCACAGGCCGTGGTCGCGCATATCACAGATACCGCCAGTTAA
- a CDS encoding NAD(P)-dependent oxidoreductase has protein sequence MNIAFIGFGEAGRSFADSLQAGGAHSIAAFDRRQDDEMAEAMRSRNVRAARDPSDAVSGADWIIAAVTADESLNAAQSVAPALEQGQIYFDINSVSPGRKRDSAELIEGRNARYIDMAVMAPVHPRGHATPILLGGTGAEELAPALTSAGFKLEVVGDAPGDATAIKMVRSLFVKGLEAITVEAMLAARASGAFEKVLASLSNSYPGLGWPDIVGYNFERTLRHGKRRAAEMRESAATLDALGLNGGLAAEIARVQDAMGHLPLDDMPEGDTADAIAQVLKARHDAQ, from the coding sequence ATGAACATTGCTTTCATCGGATTCGGCGAGGCAGGCCGGTCCTTTGCCGACAGTCTGCAGGCAGGCGGCGCGCACAGCATTGCCGCGTTTGACCGGCGGCAGGACGACGAGATGGCCGAAGCCATGCGCAGCCGCAATGTCCGCGCCGCCCGCGATCCGAGCGACGCGGTGTCCGGGGCCGACTGGATCATCGCCGCCGTCACGGCGGATGAAAGCCTGAATGCCGCGCAATCCGTCGCTCCGGCGCTGGAACAGGGGCAGATCTATTTCGACATCAATTCCGTCTCGCCCGGACGCAAACGCGACTCCGCCGAACTGATCGAGGGGCGCAACGCCCGCTATATCGACATGGCCGTGATGGCGCCGGTGCATCCACGCGGTCACGCGACCCCGATCCTGCTGGGCGGCACGGGGGCCGAGGAGCTGGCGCCTGCGCTCACCTCCGCCGGGTTCAAGCTGGAGGTCGTGGGCGACGCCCCCGGCGATGCCACCGCAATCAAGATGGTGCGCTCGCTTTTCGTAAAGGGGCTGGAGGCGATCACGGTCGAAGCAATGCTGGCGGCGCGGGCCTCCGGCGCGTTCGAGAAAGTGCTGGCGTCCCTGTCGAACAGCTATCCGGGTCTCGGCTGGCCCGACATCGTGGGCTACAACTTCGAGCGCACTCTGCGCCACGGCAAACGCCGCGCCGCTGAAATGCGCGAAAGCGCGGCGACGCTGGACGCACTGGGCCTGAACGGGGGTCTGGCCGCCGAAATCGCGCGTGTGCAGGACGCGATGGGCCACCTTCCGCTTGACGATATGCCCGAGGGCGACACCGCCGACGCGATCGCCCAGGTGCTGAAGGCTCGTCACGACGCGCAATGA